Below is a genomic region from Eupeodes corollae chromosome 1, idEupCoro1.1, whole genome shotgun sequence.
TCATAATTTCTATGATCGATCAAAAGCATTCCACCGACCTTCAAGCACTTGCGGAAATTATTTATTGCTGTCTTTTGTTCACGCTGATCACCAAACGAATCCATCATGTGTGCAAAAGAGTTACCTAAACAGATGACAGCATCAAATCCATCCTTGACTTCATGTTGAATGTCATCATACAAAGTCAACCAATTAGCTTCTTCAATAACTGTAGATATACAAAACACATCAAGTGTCAAACATAAAttcagaaattaaaattctATGTAGTTCAAAAAATGACAAGCTCATAAGAAAGATTAGGAGTAGAAATGTTTCCATTTTTGATAGGAATCattccaaaaattcaattggaaataTACATACCCCATTTGTCAAACGCTGGTTCCTTGCGACGATTCCAGCGCTCCTTAAGGGCATACTTCAGCATCTTATCCGATGCATCTACTGAGACCACTTCAAAACCCTCTTCTAAAAGCATTATTGAGTCGACtctgaaaattaagtttaacaACAAACTTCTGTTTgtagtttgaaaaattaaatttacccCGTTCCGCAAGCAACATCTAACAATCTCTTGCATCCTTTCGCCTTCAATAAATctattaagaattttttgtAGTTATCTGTGCGAGAACGTTTATCTCCAATAAAAATTTCCCAGACTTTAGCTGCCTTCCCATCAGCATATTGATCACGAACACCTTCAGCAGAGATACCGTGAGAACGAGAAACAAAAACACTATCGGCTGAGGCTGACATCCTtgctatttgactactttctaTTGACTGACATTCCATTGAGATGATTTGCAATAAAG
It encodes:
- the LOC129938851 gene encoding glycine N-methyltransferase is translated as MECQSIESSQIARMSASADSVFVSRSHGISAEGVRDQYADGKAAKVWEIFIGDKRSRTDNYKKFLIDLLKAKGCKRLLDVACGTGVDSIMLLEEGFEVVSVDASDKMLKYALKERWNRRKEPAFDKWVIEEANWLTLYDDIQHEVKDGFDAVICLGNSFAHMMDSFGDQREQKTAINNFRKCLKVGGMLLIDHRNYDNILQSGSTPAKSLYYNTAHTADIKTSVLFYCGKPALVAMDYQIEANNEISEFRLSYYPHELAKFTSMLKEIFTDKADHKIYGDFKDLNVISKPAFYIHLIEKLK